A genomic region of Lasioglossum baleicum chromosome 16, iyLasBale1, whole genome shotgun sequence contains the following coding sequences:
- the LOC143217104 gene encoding putative peptidoglycan muropeptide transporter SLC46, which yields MADQQAVNNQTVGKKKEDLVTATPTTEQSVVVWKSLTVKQKWSYFTSNITVEPVMACYVIPCMLASLATQNLSLEKACRVNLRYSDEVCTALANRNTTGYEAEETAVQQLVAGMQTWKMALTSGLPTILILFMGAWSDRTGLRKPCMLLPIVGEFLSSVSMLLCTYFFYEVPMEATGVFEALWPALTGGWFTMFMGVFSYIADITTVESRTLRIGAANVFISLGIPIGMALSGILYMKLGFYGVFGISTVCYVLSFIYGLVVIKEPAKLHLQPEKKTDDQKRFSVCKSILEFFAFKHIEETFKVAFKKGNHNRQKRVLVLMVVVMVVIGPVYGEMAVMYLYMRYRYHWNEVKFSMFTTFAMVTNLIGTAVSVGVFSHILKIDDAIVGIMSSMSKILAGFVYAFATTDWMIYLGAIVEIVNGTSFIAMRSIVSKLVSADELGKVNSLFGVCESLMPLVYGPMYSSIYGATMKSFPGTFFIVGACMTMPAVFAFFWLYTEHRRDRQLLEQEKRSSIKPEAQETEGDPRKTKWQIASEKKADVPTMNGVTNAAFEADR from the exons GGCTACGCCGACGACGGAGCAGTCGGTGGTGGTGTGGAAGTCGTTGACGGTGAAACAAAAGTGGTCCTACTTCACCAGCAACATCACGGTGGAGCCGGTGATGGCTTGCTATGTGATCCCGTGCATGCTGGCGTCTCTGGCGACGCAGAACCTCAGCCTGGAGAAGGCGTGCAGAGTGAACTTAAGGTATTCGGACGAGGTGTGCACCGCCCTGGCGAACAGGAACACGACAGGCTACGAGGCGGAGGAGACAGCGGTGCAACAGTTGGTCGCCGGGATGCAGACCTGGAAGATGGCACTGACCAGCGGCCTGCCGACCATCCTGATCCTGTTCATGGGCGCGTGGAGCGACCGGACCGGCCTCAGGAAACCGTGCATGCTGTTGCCGATCGTCGGCGAGTTCCTCAGCAGCGTCAGCATGCTTCTCTGCACCTATTTCTTCTACGAGGTGCCCATGGAGGCAACCGGCGTGTTCGAGGCGTTGTGGCCAGCCCTCACCGGCGGATGGTTCACCATGTTCATGGGCGTGTTCAGCTACATCGCCGACATCACCACCGTCGAGTCCAGGACTCTGAGGATCGGCGCCGCGAACGTGTTCATCTCGCTCGGTATACCGATCGGCATGGCTCTCAGCGGCATCCTCTACATGAAGCTCGGTTTCTACGGTGTGTTCGGCATCTCCACCGTTTGCTACGTGCTCAGCTTCATCTACGGGCTGGTCGTCATCAAGGAGCCCGCCAAGCTACACCTGCAACCGGAGAAGAAGACCGACGATCAGAAGAGGTTCTCCGTTTGCAAATCGATACTCGAGTTCTTCGCGTTCAAGCACATCGAGGAGACGTTCAAGGTCGCGTTCAAGAAGGGCAATCACAACAGGCAGAAGAGGGTGCTCGTGCTCATGGTGGTCGTCATGGTCGTCATCGGGCCCGTCTACG GTGAAATGGCGGTGATGTACCTGTACATGAGGTACAGATACCATTGGAACGAGGTGAAGTTCAGCATGTTCACCACGTTCGCGATGGTGACCAATCTGATCG GCACGGCGGTCTCGGTGGGCGTGTTCAGCCACATCCTCAAGATCGACGACGCGATCGTCGGGATCATGAGCTCGATGAGCAAGATCCTCGCTGGTTTCGTGTACGCGTTCGCCACCACCGACTGGATGATCTATCTAG GGGCGATCGTGGAGATCGTGAACGGAACATCCTTCATCGCGATGCGATCGATCGTCTCGAAGCTGGTGTCCGCGGACGAGCTCG GCAAAGTGAACTCCTTGTTCGGAGTCTGCGAGTCGCTGATGCCGCTCGTTTACGGGCCAATGTACAGCTCCATTTACGGCGCAACCATGAAGAGTTTCCCGGGGACGTTCTTCATTGTCGGCGCCTGCATGACCATGCCCGCAGTCTTCGCCTTCTT CTGGCTGTACACGGAGCACCGGCGGGATCGTCAGCTTCTGGAGCAGGAGAAGCGATCGAGTATTAAACCGGAAGCACAGGAAACGGAGGGCGATCCGAGGAAGACGAAATGGCAGATCGCCAGCGAGAAGAAGGCCGATGTTCCTACGATGAACGGCGTGACCAACGCGGCGTTCGAGGCCGatcgttaa
- the LOC143217097 gene encoding angiotensin-converting enzyme, translating into MPSKWAWVILSLAICVTASLEHEAWKAFIHLIEFDYEDTCFSTAEAEWTFVTRPSNKTLSTWEERLVDYANFKHIQKLEVVGKSRDDSSSDSSSQYKYDAAVSVGDALLNSSDFRTLVHFAGTAEFKRVSAVFQESWRNYTRSDAERVLYFNNNAEKKKRVWAAWHRELDVLAGNVSTVLPLVEQAAEENGAKDVTQYWELLSGYEDGYEKIKYEWNKIANLHKKILQHVRNNLSHKYKVDANQSIPAYLLGSLQGSDWTPVAVDVTTHPDLMHDIKKNLWKRKLLGRSLYQTASDMGTQLLDNTPQSEFWENSNFNGQCPSKLINFCKDGAARVSTCYEPTLSNYLSAHKNIGKVLFNQMTVQNIPVLTTANRYSVLEESVGELFGIIAASSAWLNHSRIVDKSTDTEQLLMVSLMITALDVLPRLAYYMSADMWRIKANETGMKPEDLTSSWWQHRQEYEGLDNNGTEIPTFLNDDYITSNKPYLPKLTGTILAFQLYQYIMDSTEVRYESIMRRESKAELLRLVQSGGSDEWSRIVNNLFEIDEISADAMLSFFSPLEDLIDELNEDFEYKPVTVKESELHDLEKKIVAEMNAPTTTTTSAPRTVATRRKIVTTTPSSKENSLRGDGNALGDSNKSLGSKSSIHEAEEKPQNHNTSESEATSKVSLDESLDDSVDPNEDTKPKMNTSKAVWAVGAVLLATIVICVVAIFSRQRCRKTPKNRRYV; encoded by the exons ATGCCATCGAAATGGGCTTGGGTAATTTTGAGTCTTGCGATCTGCGTTACCGCATCCTTAGAACATGAAGCATGGAAGGCTTTCATACACCTGATCGAGTTCGACTACGAGGATACGTGTTTCTCTACCGCCGAAGCTGAATGGACGTTCGTTACTCGCCCGTCCAATAAAACGCTATCCACATGG GAAGAGAGGCTGGTCGATTATGCTAATTTCAAGCACATACAAAAACTTGAAGTTGTTGGTAAATCACGGGACGATAGCTCCAGCGATTCGTCTTCGCAGTATAAATATGATGCTGCCGTGTCTGTGGGCGATGCTCTGTTGAACAGCAGCGATTTTAGGACA CTTGTTCACTTTGCTGGGACGGCAGAGTTCAAAAGAGTGTCTGCAGTGTTCCAAGAGTCCTGGAGGAACTACACGCGCAGTG ATGCGGAGCGCGTGTTGTATTTCAACAACAACGCCGAGAAGAAGAAACGTGTCTGGGCAGCATGGCACCGGGAGTTAGATGTCTTAGCGGGAAATGTTTCGACTGTTCTTCCACTTGTTGAACAAGCTGCCGAAGAAAATG GTGCCAAAGATGTTACGCAATATTGGGAGCTGTTAAGCGGATACGAGGACGGTTACGAAAAGATTAAGTACGAATGGAACAAAATCGCTAATCTTCATAAGAAAATACTACAGCATGTACGGAATAATTTGTCTCATAAGTACAAGGTCGACGCGAACCAGTCAATCCCGGCGTATCTACTTG GATCGCTACAAGGAAGCGACTGGACTCCAGTTGCAGTGGACGTAACTACTCATCCAGACCTAATGCATGACATAAAAAAGAATCTTTGGAAAAGA AAACTTCTCGGTAGATCGTTGTACCAAACTGCCTCCGATATGGGCACGCAATTATTAGATAATACTCCACAATCCGAATTTTGGGAGAATAGCAATTTCAACGGGCAATGCCCATCTAAGCTAATTAATTTCTGTAAGGATGGTGCTGCTAG GGTATCCACTTGCTACGAGCCTACGTTAAGCAATTACCTTTCTGCTCACAAGAATATAGGGAAAGTTCTATTCAATCAAATGACTGTGCAGAATATTCCAGTACTTACTACGGCCAATAGATACTCCG TTTTAGAAGAAAGCGTAGGAGAACTGTTCGGCATCATAGCAGCTAGTTCCGCCTGGTTGAACCACTCTCGCATCGTAGATAAGTCTACCGATACAGAGCAATTGTTAATGGTATCTTTAATGATAACCGCCTTGGACGTACTACCTCGGTTAGCTTATTACATGTCCGCGGACATGTGGAGGATCAAGGCCAACGAGACAGGCATGAAGCCTGAAGATCTAACGTCGTCTTGGTGGCAGCACAG GCAAGAGTACGAAGGTCTCGACAACAATGGAACAGAAATACCCACGTTCCTAAATGACGATTATATCACTAGCAATAAACCGTATCTTCC TAAGCTAACGGGAACGATTCTCGCCTTCCAATTGTATCAATACATCATGGACTCCACGGAAGTCCGGTACGAATCTATAATGAGAAGAGAATCGAAAGCCGAGTTGCT AAGGTTGGTTCAGAGTGGAGGCAGTGACGAGTGGTCACGAATAGTCAACAACCTCTTCGAGATAGATGAAATATCCGCTGACGCGATGCTATCGTTCTTCTCTCCTTTGGAAGATTTGATCGACGAGTTAAACGAAGATTTCGAGTACAAACCAGTCACTGTGAAGGAGTCGGAGTTGCACGACTTAGAGAAGAAGATAGTTGCTGAGATGAACGCCCCCACAACAACGACCACTAGCGCGCCACGAACGGTGGCCACGAGAAGAAAAATAGTAACCACAACGCCTTCCAGCAAAGAAAATAGCCTAAGGGGCGACGGTAATGCCCTGGGAGACAGCAACAAGAGCTTAGGGTCGAAATCGTCCATACACGAGGCGGAGGAGAAGCCACAGAACCATAATACATCGGAATCCGAGGCGACAAGTAAAGTTAGCCTCGACGAGTCATTAGACGATAGTGTAGACCCCAACGAAGACACGAAACCAAAGATGAATACTAGTAAAGCGGTGTGGGCGGTGGGAGCGGTGCTCCTGGCGACTATAGTGATTTGTGTAGTAGCAATCTTCAGCCGGCAACGGTGCCGCAAAACGCCGAAGAATAGAAGATACGTTTAg